CTGGCGGTGGACCGAATTTCCGTTGGCCGTTCTGCTGGACAATGGAATACCCCGTATTCTGCATCAGCTCCAGCAACTTGTACGTCATTTGGTTACTCTGTTCAGCCatgatttaattcaaattaacttGATCACAAATATCTCAACGAACGTTCGCTTATAATCAAACAACAGAACTAGAGCGGCGATTCAAAGCGGCCTACCTCTTTATACTTGCCGACAAATGTACCGGCGGTTATGAcgtcaaaaaatttaaaagttagtaaaggagtaattttaatttatacaaatatgcaTTAAAAACATTACCCTTATTTTTCAATTAGAACTTCTTTagtgatttttaaaatcaattaatttaattatttaaaaaaccatattaaaatagatagttCTTTGAGTAAAGATCGTTCTATTAGGattagtcaaattattttttacaaaaagaaTTACGTGGAAAATTAATGAaagttaatgaatattaaaaaaaaactaatattttctaattagtttctaaatataattgatatgtttatgtaactatatttgtcgatatttatttcttttcgaaaaaaatatttcattagctTTATTTAATGAACCTCAGCTTTTCATAAGTAAAACAAACAACGAccttaattgtttaattttaaactttatattaaatatataatattgtactaaaacctgtaaataattgaaatttgtaAAGCATCAATAATCATTTAGCATAAGTTtcatatctttaatatttccaAATGTTACGCAGACATTCTAtatgcatttaattattataaatatgaattttaattaatcattcaaatgaaataatcttttgaaatttgtattaaatttaaatattcttgttttGACAAAGTTCCAAAATAAAGACCATCTGTAAAGCATAGATGGCGCCAGTGTTTGAACTCATTACCAATAATCGATGTAGACATctgatttgaattataatacttatcGCATTTTAGGTActtaaatttggaataataatatttgaaactcATTTGATGATTTAAAGATCACGATACCTTCCTGACCTATTTCAGTCATGGCGGCGATCTTCAAAGACTAATCAACtgcatagaatatattatattccacaAGTATATGCACATTCCATTCCGTGGTCCCACACAATCGTTATACAATGGGACAGCCATTCCACATGACTGTTGTGTTCAGGCGCTGACTTTATATGCAACTAACAAACCGCCCCGGGTTGGTTTATTAATAGAGGAAATTATCGTATcgatcaatataatttatatcatataacaaacaggattttttaataattgagtcATTAGTTCCTGTGATCACACCTGCATACAAAAACACAAGTTTTACCTCTtcataacattagtatagatttgaGGCACAAGGATAGAATACTAGCTAATTCCAAGCACCGGTCAGCGGCTTAGAAAATATTGACTGAAAAGAACTCTTTATTGGTTCGTTCTAGGACTTTGAGATCAGCCTTTATAATTTAACCAGTAGACCCATGAGGCTATTGAGTTTTCATTCAAATCGTATCAATCAGTATGAAAAcgattgtgaatatatttttgccaTATGTAATGTTAGTATTTTTCTTGACAGTTCATGCATTACGGTACAAAATGCAGAACAATTTAGTacctttatttactttatttgtcaatcgattttcttttattatgtaGCTACTGaagattttaagtattttaagtaaaaaaaaaaaaaaacgagacgTGCCGTGAGAGccgattggaacgaagttgaaTTCGccgtatattatgtattaaataacagtcatgaaataaatttacaagtaTGAGAATAATGAAATGacaatgacaaaattattattaaaaattaaataactcaaaataagttttagtaatattaaataaaactgtatattaaATAGGAAGAGTCAGAGAGATAGAGAAAGACTGCGAAAGGTCACCCGAAGGAGGCGTAACGCTTTTTGCTCACATGAAGATTTGTACCAGTTCCCTCTAGTGTAAGCTGAAAagtaacttcgttccaaaaacaaCAAAGAATAGCTTATAAAAAAGAATGTTCGAAACCTACAGATTctcatattgttaatttaatatatattttcaataatattaatagtatgtatgagttcaaatatatttatttaataatcacagTTGATAAAAATTACAGCACATATAAATACTCACTAAATACAATAAGCGTTTACATAGACAAGAAATagagtttttatttatcgataacattaataatcatatataaatttacagaattgcatataaataattgatttaactgtatataatccatttgtatgtaatattatattagcaaaatttcacttataaataattacccATCGGGCTTGGACGATTTCGGTGTTGTAAGTACTTAAAATGCCGTTGATTATAACAAGCAACTTTATAAATAGACATGCCTCACGGTTTTACTcgcgtttaatttataataataaataaaatgttcatataTTAAAGACACATTGGTTGACAATTATTGTTACTTCGTACATTACGCGATACTTGGTCATCAAGTATCTCGAGTTGACATTGACATAACATTGtataagatcaaaaataatctgtgataaattgaataacacagattattcaagctctcgaccaatgatatcgcgtggattcgatgtcaaatattgtttatttgacttttgtcctcttgtggttggaatagactatagttaTGTAGTTTTTCTCTATAAGCGGGTTATGTAAAGCAAACATATTTTACGAATAGAATTGATGTATCCAGTGACCAATTTCAATTATACAAAACACTTTGCTGTATGccttatgatatataataaatttaaaataattcctttataatatttttaatttaatttcacattaaaataaatattaaaaattataaatattacctatAAATCACTTTTACTTAAGCATagcaagataaaatatatttgttatgacACCAACACAATAActatgtcataaataataaagtaaaggacggctaaaataataaatatcacaaaaaaacaaatttaaattcaaactatacaattttacatattacCTGTGGTCTCGTGCTAAAATGGCCAGTATCAATTACATTTActtttggtaataaaaaaataatagttgtcttttgtttcatataacatatttctGCGTAATATTCTTGGTATTAGTAATGTTGTTAACGTTAAGTGCCGttttagtacaaataaatttactatttttaaaatgatttggcAAATGTCATACAGTGgtttatattttactcaataaTGTACTTTGGCCCTTTTAGCACCAGACCAATAttagtaagaaataattatgttcataaTATTCTTTCAATTGCATACTCCTTGGAATTAATAAGGTATGTAGACAAATAGGTCAATTGACAAATCTTACATATAAGTTAatcatattaaatcaaaatttgaggttcattaaatatattccgAACGAGAAGAATTTCGTACGTGTAGCTGTCATTTGCTACTTATCTCTGTCATTTGcgtacaatacaataatattgctATCGCATTCGCACATGTGCCGAATTGCGTCAtcagatatttaaaatgtttgcgCTATTGTgtgtcataattataaaatatatctaatataaaaattgtcttattcaaaaaaatcactatcaatattaatatacaaaaaataataatatatcagatTAACATTGACGTTTACAATACAAAGAATTTTCGTACGAGTTTGCGTCATTTATGACGCTAGGAATACATTTATTcttgcatttaaataattcaacccTTTTATTTCGAGCTCTTGAGGATCATAGTCCATCATTAATATTTGTCATACATTTTGagtcagaaataaaaaaaaaacgatctaaaataaaaaaaagtctagaCTTCTATTATTCGCTTCTCACGTGCTTGTGAAATATTTCTAGATTCTTTACATTTGAGCACAACAACTTACAGTTAAcactaaatacaatttatgcTATAAAAAAGATCCACAAATCATTACGTTAAAATTTCATCACACGAAATTATATTCTACATTTCGGAACTTCTATCCATGGCTTTATTATCGTAGCCTCTTGCTGTTGTGACGGAGGCGCCATCTGTATCGAAGCTTGCGTCGCTGTCAACTTCCACAACCCACGGCTGTTTGTTACCGGAGCAAAACACGCCGTATATAATTGCACCCAGCAGATATATTGCGCTGGATATGAAGAATACGATTCGCCATTGTTCGGCCgtctgaaatattattaaaaaacttatcaAGTGGcactttcaaaattatttattaagtaaatactataaaaaaaaacaaagtagagatgttattaattaactttgtgttatatgatttttattttcaataatgttaataaaaattaaaattatataagttttattttaagtaatataaaaaaaaatcataatttctcGACAAGTAACGTTAATAAAcaggaatattttatattaattatactattgACTTATACAcctacacttggtggtaggactttgtacaagcccgtctgggtaggtaccacatattactcatccgatattctagcgccaaataGCAGTGCGCAGTAaatttgtgttccggtttgaagagtgagtcagccagtgaaactacaggcaaaaggcataacatcatagttcccaaggttggtggtgcattggctatgtaagaaatagttcatatttattacCGTACCAtagtctatgggtggtggtgaccacttaccaacaggtggcccatttgctcgtccgcctgcacgtatcataaaaaaacaaaagaagacTCACTTAGtagtaaatttgaataaaaaatattgtaaaaaccaAACCTAGGTTCGTGCTAGTAGAATTTTCCCTTTGAAAtgcatcaataaataaaattatgtcgcATGATTAGACTTAAGAGTATCATTGATAATAGTTTCGTTTTCATATAGTGCTTACCCTATCTGTTACTATGGAACCGGCTAATGGTGGGCTGATAATGCCAGGAAGCGTGGCGATAGTATTTGAAAGTCCCATCAGTACACTAGCGTGTGGGGGGGCGATGTCCAGGTGGTTAACactgaaaatgtatattaacaCATATGTTTCgactaaaaatacttttttattgcgGTGCCTCGTTGACTctcttagtaatattaaatgtaattttattattatgtaatttttacaataattgaaatataattaaatagcgcCATCTATCCGTGAAATAtggaaattgttatttttatgaatccTGCAAAACTCAATCGGTGTCAAATATTAGAACTGAtaggtattcaaatatttataattttatatattactataataccCATTTAAGTAAATTTCTAGGAAAGttctttgtaaacaaaaatctcAAAACAAACTACAAAATCACATTAGCAAAGTTATTGCTGCGGTTTCATGCgacatctatactaatgttacaaATACGATTACTTTCGTAtctgtttatttatctatctgtatgttacgcttttacggccAAATTTGCTTGTCTGAAACAAGTTTGAGCCCCAACGAAGGACATAgcctaaaaatttttttatacctaacacctaacGAACAACCCCTATAccacgagcgaagccgcagaaGACatcatataatttgaatatattcaaacgattgaaataaattgaaatttgatcaaaaattacaatcaatttGACAGTTTGTTGCAATTTGGTTATAATTCAGTTCTGTTCGTCGAAACTCACTcacagtaataaattaaaaatgtacaatacagtaaattttaattataaagtgtaCAATCTTTCAAAGGATCAACGAAGATTTAGCGTCGAATATACCGCCAGCCCGTAAAAGTCTACAAAAACTTATTAGACTTTACACATTGCgttaaattcaattgaatatgataaaaacaaattaacttcgATGACaaagttgaatataatattaacctgAAACCAGACCAAGCGAAGCCTCCGAGTCCGACGGCAATTGTGAGACATACGACACAGCCCGACACCGAGGGAGCATACGCAGCCGCTACCATGAAAATCgtctgaaaatataaaactatattcattAAGATATAAGTTTAAACGATTTTAAGTAATGACTGTCGTGTCTCAATATATATacgataatattatagttaatatatttatacataaaatttatacttcaTAATAAGTACAATAGATGTAAACACTGGTTGGAGAGTCACTGCTCCCCAAGATACGGGGACTCCTAGTTTAGCAGTACAGGGCTTCTTTGATATATGTAATTTgatgtattaacaataaatatatttgattttatttgacagtacgcaaaaacataacaTTGTTATTTGTAAGCCAGTTCCATTCAACCAAAATACATTTAAGAATACTACGagctaatatttttagtttaggttatttattatagtaaatttttattatgtttaaattgcgTTTAAATTAATCagtttatattgaaggacaatGTTACCTGAGCTAGAAAGGCACCGCAGTTGAACAATTTCCTGATGTTGGTTCTCGACAAAATCTCCATTTTCAGCAGCCAATCCGCCATGTGACCAGCCACTTGCAGTACCACCGCCATTGCTAAGTACGGAACAGCCGATAGCCAACCGGTTTGTGACGTTTGAAACTTAAATACATCTGAGAACAAAAATGAATTCAATTAATATGACGTCACAGTTTATGCAATGATACATTCAAAAGTGGACCTTAGTGTAAAatgttaacttaaaattaaaataaacgatgtAGGATAtaacaattatgaataattatcgcataattagttaaatacaaatctaCTAAAATTTGAGTATGTAAATGATGCTGGCATAAGCTGACGGAATAGttaatacagattatattacGTTAAATGGTTTTGTATATTCTGCCTAAAATCAATGAATAGTTTTTttcatactttattattattattattattttatcaaatattaagtactatttccacatacaatatattaaagatagTCTCTTTATGACCGTAATTTATGACATGAAGGTACCGttcgcaaaaaaaaatgtaataaaatgtacagTTAGAAGAAAATACAGGTATATTTAACATACTCAAAACATTTAAGACATTATTCACCAAGGCTTAAACAAATTCATATGTTTACAATTATAACCATGTTACAATATCTATTCCGATCACAGTACTGACCCGGTGTCATCGTAGATCTCGAATCATAATATATAGtagatattcattatggattcgtgaaaGATAAGATAGCACATAAACCGTCACGCCaaattttaccccctcgaggggtgaattaaaagcAACTCATTTTCTATCCCGGGACTCAAACGATCTTCACACAAAAATTCACTTCACTTATAAATCGGTACaacagtttaagcgtgaagaggtaacagacggagttactttcgcatatataatattagcattaTAGATCAACATATACAGAAAATATCAtggaatatgtttatttatttatttatttatttatttatttatgtaccaacaaatatatagacaattacataaacaaaagaCGTGTACAAAGGATAACTTATCTCTAACAAGAGATCTAGAATATGtatatctaagatttgtttatcctTCGATTGAAATACACTTAACATATTGACACAAATCCAAAGTGCACCCTACActtttgttgatatatttagTCAGTACCTTGCATAAATGTAGGGAGGAATGTGAGCAGCGTATAAAAGCCCCAATTCTCGCTGAAGTGGGCCATAACTATAGCCCAGACAGGTCCAGAAGTCAACATCGCTTTCCACGGGTGTCGAATTTGTGTCCCCTCCACTGCTAGAGCTCCCCGGGACTCCTGGAAATAGatcaaatcgaataaaaacaaactttattcaattaggctttcAAAGAACTTCTGAAATGTTTTACTCTGGGTATTTAACCTTGTATGTCTTTCTGAATGGCTTAAGTAAAGTTGAATCCAATTCATTTGGTATGTTTATATACTAAAAGTAAGTTACCTGTATATATTTCAGTTCAGAGGCCGTTATATGGGGATCTTTTTCCGGAGATTCCTTGACAACGAGCCACCATATAGTCGTCCACACCAAACCCAATATACCTGGAATAATTTCagttttaacatttacaatGAGAGGAAAATAATCGCACGCTTGCACCGTACACGTGAcagaaatgattttttaaataacacaacGGATGCGTGTTACCTCAGCTATATTTttatgcttgttgacttccaggcaggagacataacatacatatataattgtatttaactaacatgactgtgtttttagatattgaaaaagagtaactactgagtttcttgccggttcttctcgatagaatctacattccgaaccggtggtagctttactttaaatagtttgttaaataacgattcaaaagtgcttgtaaaagtctacttgagtaaagtatatCTTGATTTTGATTACATCGGTAAAGATCAACCTGATACACAGCCACAAGAACAGCCACTgctgttacctacccagacgggcttgcacaaagccctactaagtGATCTTTTCTATCGCTCTTTACGTCGTTCCATTTCATTCATTGGTGTCGGAATATTTCGTTCTCTTTCTCCCTACTATGCCATCTCATATCTTTCTTCTCGCTCGTGTAACGAAACAGCCTACGCGAGGCGAGGCCTTAAAATTTTACTCCCAATTCGTCCTCATAAAGACAATCGAATCGCCAgaagttttacaaaaaaaaaaaaatttgggaGACGAATAAAatagccttatttattaatcactagcgacccgccccggcttcacacggatgcaactttttattatagaaaactatatgatatatattgaatttacatCCACTTGCCTGGTGTCCTGCAGGAACAGGTGGGACCTGCTGGTACACTGTCTCACtaaaccttcaaaccggaacataatactaagtactgctgtttggcggtaaatatatattacgaatgGGTCGTCCCACCAAAAACAATCAAATTGTACTCACCGAAGACATAAAAAATACCCGGCCAGCCGGTGTAATGCGTTAGCGTGGAACTTATGGGCATCGCAACAACGGTGCCGACGTAACTGCCGCTGAACGCGAACGTCGCGAGTCGAGCGCGTTCCTCGCTCGGAGCCCAGCGGGACCACACTGCGTGGATGCACGGGTACGTCACGCCCTgcgaacattttattatacttaatatccCGTCGCTGGCAGAACACATCCAGGGCACCAATTCTGCTCACAAATGATCTCTTTGTCGCAACCGAATTGAAAGGTTCAGGAAAGGCGATCCAGcaatccagttgcggttcgcTCGTAGTTTGATCCGAATATAAAccctataatttatataaataagtagaattggcTCTCAGTTACAATTAAtctgagtattttttttgtgttggaATAGAAGAGGTCGGATCGGAACCTTTATACGTTAATAGAATTTTGCCTCCAGTTGTGCTTCAGTGTAGGCGTAACATCAGctctagggggggtctcagtaccccgacaaccccctctaggtgttggaggcccgcataggcgggccgaccgtcagggcgtcacggtagcatgcgcaagcgatcccgtggcgcccaccgaaagacggagagggtaccgctggttttttagtgggtaaacccggcgtacctgggcgcactcggcgtccagggctccggggagtcccacacccccccaccttccatcacgtgggggaagcgcgtaacgcgtttttccagcgagaaaaaaaaaaaaaaaggcgtaACATCAGCTAGTGATGACGCATTGCGCTCGCGGATCCCCTAGCGTAGTATCATTGCCGTCATTCAGAACTCACACATAGACGTTTGTATGTCAAATAGTATAACTACAACAACCCATACAAAGTGGTACCATGCTGTTTTCAGATTTATTTTCGTCTCTTACTGAATTCCGCTGTAATAACCAGTAATCACTTTGACAGTTCAAGGTaagatacaaaacaaaaaaaaaaaaaacatataaacacactctctaaatcatttttttttcatttactaaACCTTGGTTTTTTGTGCTaacgctatttttattataattaaatttactgacTCGAATACCTCAAACAACCCTTCCATAACACGCACTGCGATCAGTAACGCGGTGCTGGTGTGCGCCAGTGGTGGAGTGAAGAGCGTCAAAAGGGATGTAGCGCCGACTCCTATCGCGAACAtcctgtataaataaatacaaacacttATAAACTCATTCTCTGAGCAAAAAATGGACTCGATGCTCTATCCGATAAACCTACCCCTTAAATGTCAAAGACCGACGTAAgatgatatgatatttatacTCGTAGTCAATTCCAATGACACAACAGAAAAAATAACACAACCGgtcataataatgattaattaaaatcgatttttaattatggtaaattataaatcttaacaGTAATTACTAttctaagtaaaaaaataaacaaatacgacgtgcaaataaaaattaagaattagaAGAAGTTTATTTGAGACacgaatattttacaataaaaaataaaaaaaaaaacttacacacctgacacaaaaatatacaaagtataCATTACTCAAtctaagcaaaaaaaaaaaagaaaaaaaaattaaaaacaattgcagCAATCGTATCGCAAATATCAGCCTCCAAGTTCCATaacccaacgctgattttcaatggtacgCTTTGTAGCCGTGACGGGCTCTGACAATGTATCTGTATTACTAATGAAA
The window above is part of the Vanessa tameamea isolate UH-Manoa-2023 chromosome 6, ilVanTame1 primary haplotype, whole genome shotgun sequence genome. Proteins encoded here:
- the LOC113393185 gene encoding vesicular glutamate transporter 1 isoform X2 produces the protein MKHQSRYKYRYSLLPFENGERIQEPRKHKTSWRFWEQRRLVVALLAFFGFFNVYALRVNLSVAVVAMTEPMEVALENGTIVYVPEFDWSYQTKGLVLSSFFYGYIITQLPGGWLAAKIGGNRMFAIGVGATSLLTLFTPPLAHTSTALLIAVRVMEGLFEGVTYPCIHAVWSRWAPSEERARLATFAFSGSYVGTVVAMPISSTLTHYTGWPGIFYVFGILGLVWTTIWWLVVKESPEKDPHITASELKYIQESRGALAVEGTQIRHPWKAMLTSGPVWAIVMAHFSENWGFYTLLTFLPTFMQDVFKFQTSQTGWLSAVPYLAMAVVLQVAGHMADWLLKMEILSRTNIRKLFNCGAFLAQTIFMVAAAYAPSVSGCVVCLTIAVGLGGFAWSGFSVNHLDIAPPHASVLMGLSNTIATLPGIISPPLAGSIVTDRTAEQWRIVFFISSAIYLLGAIIYGVFCSGNKQPWVVEVDSDASFDTDGASVTTARGYDNKAMDRSSEM
- the LOC113393185 gene encoding vesicular glutamate transporter 1 isoform X1; translated protein: MNEDNSVSDDLKRQAAMFYNSTERERIQEPRKHKTSWRFWEQRRLVVALLAFFGFFNVYALRVNLSVAVVAMTEPMEVALENGTIVYVPEFDWSYQTKGLVLSSFFYGYIITQLPGGWLAAKIGGNRMFAIGVGATSLLTLFTPPLAHTSTALLIAVRVMEGLFEGVTYPCIHAVWSRWAPSEERARLATFAFSGSYVGTVVAMPISSTLTHYTGWPGIFYVFGILGLVWTTIWWLVVKESPEKDPHITASELKYIQESRGALAVEGTQIRHPWKAMLTSGPVWAIVMAHFSENWGFYTLLTFLPTFMQDVFKFQTSQTGWLSAVPYLAMAVVLQVAGHMADWLLKMEILSRTNIRKLFNCGAFLAQTIFMVAAAYAPSVSGCVVCLTIAVGLGGFAWSGFSVNHLDIAPPHASVLMGLSNTIATLPGIISPPLAGSIVTDRTAEQWRIVFFISSAIYLLGAIIYGVFCSGNKQPWVVEVDSDASFDTDGASVTTARGYDNKAMDRSSEM